ACTCGTCTTTGCTGAAAATAGACTTCCTATCAAAGGCGGTTTCATCCTTCGTCGTGGTCTGGTTGATGTTAATTGCTCTTTCGAGATGCTGGTCCGTTCCCTGCGCGAGGAACTCGAGAAGGACGTTGTGACACGTCTCTTTTCGAGTTGATCCGGGGAGGTGAGGTGATGGCCCAATCGGAGCGTTACGGCTATGCCGTTTCGAGGCTCCGTGCTATGGAGAGTCGCTTTATCGAGTCATCCCTTATGCAACGTATGCTCGATAGCGACGATCTCTCTGGGGCTCTAAAAGTGTTGGGAGAGACCGGCTACGTTCAGTGGATGGCTGATAGTGGCGGAGAGGGACATTTTGACCGTATCGTGGAGGCCGAGCTCGATTATGTCCTCCGAGAAGCGCAACATTTCGTGCCCGATTTGCAACTCGTCGACCTCTATCGGCTTCCTTACGATTTCCACAACGTCAAAGTCATCCTGAAGAGCCTCTTTCGTAAGGCTTCGGGCGAGGTAAGGCGGTGGGATCTTCTCTCCTCTCTCGGTACGGTGCCGTCCGACGATTTGATCACGGCTATTGAAAGTGAAGACTACCGAATGCTTCCTTTCGGACTGGCCGCTGTCGTTCCGGCTTGCATCGCCCTATGGGATCAGAACGGAACGCTTCCTGAAATCGAGAGGCGCATCGATGCTCAGCTTTTCCGGACCATGATGGCTTTGGGGCGCGAGGTCCCTTCCGAAGGGATCTCCGATTGGATCTCCGCCCGCATCGACGCCGAAAATGTTCGTAATTTGGGAAGGCTGAAGAGAACGGGTACGGATCTTTCCAAGGTTCGCCTCTTTCTCCACGATGAAGGACATGTACCGGTGGACCATCTGCTGTCCATCTACAGCGAACCCTTCGAGTTCTGGAGCAGGTCCCTTGCCTTTACGGCAGTGGGACCCACTCTGATCAGTCTCTCCGCAAGGGGGTCCGATCTGGGGCTTCTCCTGGTAGAGATGGAGAAAATGTTGGATGACTATGTCTCTTCAGCCATCCATCCCTATCGTTATAGCCCCTTCGCTCCGGAGAACGTTCTTCGCTATCTGTGGATGAAGGAAATGGAGACGAAAAACGTTCGGATTCTTCTCGTAGGTAAGAGCAACGGGGCTGAAAAGGAACTTCTAAGGGGGTTGCTTCGCCATGTTTAAGGAAAGCGATCTCAAGCTTGCCGTTGTCGGAGACTACGAGAGCGCTCTCCCCTTTCAATCCGTCGGAGTGGAGCCTCACTATGTAGACGGAGAAAAACGGTCCGAATTTCCCTCCCTGATAGCCGGACTGGCTCGTTCCGGTTATGCCGTCATCTTCCTTCTGGAAGATCTCTATTTCCAGCACAAAGCGTTGATCGACGAGCTCAACGAGCAGCATTCCGTGGCCATCATCCCCATCCCCGGACTTAAGGGATCGCAGGGGGTCGGCATCAACTCCATCAAAGACAGCGTCGAGCGCGCCGTCGGCATGGACATCTTTTCCGTTCAGTAAAGACAGGGCTGGAGGCGATACAGAGTGGCCAACGACAAGATCATAAAAGGGTCCATCGCTAAAATATCAGGTCCTCTCGTCGTGGCCGAGGGCATGGCGGGAGCTTGCATGTTTG
The DNA window shown above is from Aminithiophilus ramosus and carries:
- a CDS encoding V-type ATP synthase subunit F, with protein sequence MFKESDLKLAVVGDYESALPFQSVGVEPHYVDGEKRSEFPSLIAGLARSGYAVIFLLEDLYFQHKALIDELNEQHSVAIIPIPGLKGSQGVGINSIKDSVERAVGMDIFSVQ
- a CDS encoding V-type ATPase subunit; translated protein: MAQSERYGYAVSRLRAMESRFIESSLMQRMLDSDDLSGALKVLGETGYVQWMADSGGEGHFDRIVEAELDYVLREAQHFVPDLQLVDLYRLPYDFHNVKVILKSLFRKASGEVRRWDLLSSLGTVPSDDLITAIESEDYRMLPFGLAAVVPACIALWDQNGTLPEIERRIDAQLFRTMMALGREVPSEGISDWISARIDAENVRNLGRLKRTGTDLSKVRLFLHDEGHVPVDHLLSIYSEPFEFWSRSLAFTAVGPTLISLSARGSDLGLLLVEMEKMLDDYVSSAIHPYRYSPFAPENVLRYLWMKEMETKNVRILLVGKSNGAEKELLRGLLRHV